The DNA window TTAGAGTCCTGTCTTCTTCTTCATTGGATATGTTTTCATCGTCTATCCATCCAGTGTATAACATCAGGATAGGTAATTCTTCTAATGCCAATTCAACACCTTCGTTTTTGTCGTATTGCGTTTCCCAAGTCGAATTGTATTCATTGGTTGCGATATCATCCACAGGGACTTGTTCATAATTGCTGCCACCCACATCCGGAACGCTGATGTTTAGTTTGGCATAGGTGCATTCATTCTGATATTTACCACTTCCTTCTGAATACATTTTCTCTGAATTTTTTACAATAAGGAATTGAGGCTTTTGATCAGATTTTTTTTCCTTCACCTCATTGCTGGCTTTTCTTAATATGCTGGCCCAGGAGGTAGGCTGGTTGGAATTTCTAAAGCCAAAATTCATGACATCAATCAGTTCGTTGATGTAGTAACTACCTTCTTCGTCGTTGGTATAAGCGAATTGGCCGGGCAATGAAGCCGAGGTTAGAATATGTCCCCTAAACTTAGTCAATAATTCAAGATTTCTAAGATCATTTTGATCCGGAGTAGATTGTTCTTTTTTATCTAAAACTTCGTGTTTATTTTTTGAATCTTGTTGGCCAAATTCCGTATTGCAGCTGTTGCCGATGGTAATGGACATCCTTGGATTTATGGCGATGAGGGCATGATGAATCCAGTCGAGTGGCACACCACAAGTTGCGAGTGCTGAGCCGGACCCGGAAAGATCTGCATGGCAATAGTATAAGAAAGGCCACAATACATTGTCGTCTTCCTTGCGGAACCCATGTCCGGAATAAATAAATACGACGGCATCGTCTGGTCCACAGCTGAATTGTTGGAAAAATGAAAAAACGGAGTTTTTATCAAAGTTCAACTGGTGAAGTTGGAATTCCATGCCTGCATATTCGGCAATATCCTTAAAAAAAGAAGTAGAGTGGTCATAATCTTTTTGACAACCAGGGAGTATATCCTGATTTATGTTGTCGAAACTCTGTATGAGGTGGATGGTTTTTTGGCTAAAAATTTGGGTGGGAAATACAATAACGATCAGTGAAACAAGTATAGGAAAAAGCAATCTTAACATAAAAGGTCTTTGAGGTAAAGTTAAATGATTATTCTGGTTTATAATCGCAGCAATAGTTATTTCGAGCCTCCCGGCTTGAAATTTATGGATTGTTTAACAAGTTCCAGTTTTGAACCACTTTTAGGACTGTCCTAATGCAGGGCGTTTTTTTGAATGATTGACATACCAGGCTACATTAAAAATGCTATGATCTTATGCCATCGCAGTTTAAAATTGCGACGAACAATGGGGACAACCCTGGTTATTACGAGCTTCCTAGCTTGAAATTTACGCAAACTTTGTTTGGTACTGCTATTAATCATCGTAATGTTATGAGCTGGAAATCATCAAACAACCGTGTCCATTAATTATTATATAATAATATTAATAACTATAAACGAAAATAGTTAGCTTTGAATTAAGTTGAAACACCACATAGTGAAATGTTCAAATTACTTTGCTGACATACACATATTGTTTTTGAGAGCGGTTATCGATGATAAGGTACAAGTAACTAAAATTATTAAAATTCATTAGTTATGAAAAGATTGTATATATTATTAACCATTATTTCGATTTTATCTTGCGAAAAAAACAGCATTTTTGATAATGATGGCTTCTATGGAGAGGGAAAGGCAAAGCTTGATGAGGTAGAATGGAAAGGCAGTACCGGTATTTTTAAAGCAAAAAAATATTGCTTTCCAGATACCTGTGTGGCTATATTAGTCGAGGGTTACAATAAAACTAGATCAGTGCGCAGCAAAATAATAATTGATCAAGTTTTCTTGAAAACTGGGAAATTCTATTTTAATCCTATTTATCCAACATACCTCGATACTTTGTACAATTTTTCATATCAAGAATTCAAAGGTGATGCTGCTTTAGAGAATTATAGTATTATTGAGGCTGATTCGAACAATTATGTTGAAATCAAAGAACTTAATATGAAAACCGGTGATGTCAGGGGAAGTTTTCAAGCCAGAGTGATTTCAAATTCTGGTTGGCCTTCAAATGGATCTCTTCCTGATACCATTGACATTACAAATGGAAGTTTTTATGGGAAAATTAACTGGAAGTAATCAGCTGGGAAGCATCAAACAACCGTGTCCCGTAATGTTTGACGCTGGGAGACGACCAATTTGTAACAATTTTCAAATACTATAATTTTCAAATTTTCTAATTTCACTAAGCATTGTTTATAACTGCGACGAACAATTGTGACAACCCTGGTTATTTCGAGCTTCCTAGCTTGAAATTTACGTGGACTTTGTTTGGTACTGCTTTTAACCACCGTTATGTTTGACGCTGGGAAGCATGACCGAACGATCTCTGCTTCAGCAGAGTATCGTGCGACAGCACGATAAGTAAGGAAACCCTGCCTGACTGCGTCTGCAGGCAGGCGCAAAAGCGGCTTTACGTAAACTTTGTTTGGTACTGCTTTTAATCACCGTAATGTTTGACGCTGGGAAGCATGACCGAACGATCTCTGCTTCAGCAGAGTATCGTGCGACAGCACGATAAGTAAGGGAACCGCGAAAGCGGCTAACGGAGACGAACAATTGGGAACAATTTTCAAATTTTCAAATTCTCTAATTTCCCTTAGCATTATTTAGAACTGCTATGAAAAAATAGAGAGGAGCATTATTTAGGAAAATACTTTTTATATAATTCCTTATAGCGCGTTGTCTTTAAAAGTTCAGTGAGTTTATCTTCCGATCGGATCATATCCATCAGGTATGATGATTTGGATAGTTTTATTTTTTTAAAACAGAGTGTAAAATGCTCCAGGGCTTTTGGTTTATTTCCTATCATGTGGTAGTATAACCCAAAAAGATATTGCGCATCGGCACTGGTCGGATATAAATTGAAGTAAGTCTGAAATAATTGCAGAGCTTGTTTGTTCTCATTCTCTTCTAGAAGTTCTAATCCGCGGTTGCGGACTAATTCTGTTTTTTCTTTTTGCGTTAAAGGTGACCGTTTAAGAAGAGAGGAAATTTTATTCCATTGTTGGTGATACAGAAAAATCAATCCCGCATAAGCACTTTGATTTAGTGAATCGGATCTAATGGCATATTTCATATTTAGTTCTGCATCGGTAAGATTTCCATGACTGTAATAGTGAATTGCCAAATTTGCATAAGCTGCGGAATAATCCGTTTTAAATTTGATTGCTTGTTTGTAATTTATCTCAGCGGAGTCTTGTTCTTGGAGATGATCGTAAAGGTTGGCCAATTCAAAATATGCTTCCGGATATCCGGCATCTATTTTCAAAGATTGACGATAAAGATTTTCGGCTTCTTTAAATCTGCTGGTGTCTGTTTCAGTAAGCAATAATCCGAGATACAGATGATAGTCTTTATAATTTGCGTTTAGTTCCAGGGCTCTGCAATAAGAAAATTCAGCAGAATCGATTTGATTTAATTCTTTGTAGAGATTGCCAAGATTCATATAGGCTGAGGAGAAATCAGGTTTATAGTGGATGGCCAATTGATATAATCCGACAGCAGATGCAAGGCTATCTTCATTGGCATAAATTTCTCTTATTGCCGACGCAAGATTGTTGTATGGGATAGCCCATGTGGGGGACCATTCGATTGCCTTTTTTAAATGTGTCAATGCTTTTGGGTAGTCTCGTAATTCCAAAGACAGCAGACCTAATTCATTGTGAATGTAAGCGGCTTTATCTTCCAATGCCAAAGCAGAGTCTTGTTTGCTTCTGGATTTTTCTAAAAGTTTTTTGGAATTTACTTGTTGGCCTTTCATTCTGAGCACCAATCCATCAAAATACAATTGTTTGGCTTTAGTCTGTCTGTATCGAGAATCTCCCGGCCCCATTATCTCCATTGCCTTACTTAGATATTCCGCAAGCTGCACATATTTGTCATCGGCATTTTCTCTAAGTTCTAATTCTTTGGGATCGGTATTCAGATAGGATACAAGTGCTTGCTGAACAGGATCTGTTAAAGCAACGATCATCTTTTCATTTAAGATTCCACGAACTCCATAGAATGCACTATCTGAATAAAGAGACTCGTACCATTTATAAGCACAATTGTCTAGCGGTTTGATCAGATAGGAATTTTCAATGGATTCTATAAATTTTTGATAATTGTTTCGCCCCTCTGAGGTAGCAAGATGTACAAGCACGGAATTGATGATGCCTTTATTTACCTCTTCAAATACCTCTGGATTTTTTTCGGTAGTATTTATTACTGCTGCTGGAAAAAGAGATTCTTGTTTTTTTCCGCCGAAAATATCCGGGTGTTGTGCCTTTCCTGAAGCCAGATGCACTTTTTCCTGGAGGTAGCTTTCCAGTTCGTAGAGATCCACTTCTCTGATGGTATCCTTATTTGCCTCACCCTCCAGGCCTTTGAGCAGGTAATACGAAAAGAGACCTCTTCCATTTCCCCATCGTTGATGTTCCAATGAG is part of the Candidatus Vicinibacter affinis genome and encodes:
- a CDS encoding caspase family protein: MYFSYFLTIPLHWRLYLSLVLLCNVQNLSAQIQAPMTKGAVPLEEESKNSASGKTYAAIVGVSNYMDPGILDLRYAHRDANIFAEFLQDPRGGGLGKDQLKVIVDSNATLAGIQSILNWLITSCQKDDKAIIYFSGHGDVETKSNREKGYLLAHDTPKNNYPLNGLDIDYLNDSIIGRLTRSQVKVVVILDACHSGALAGDRIGGKEATAMELMKRFSSEVKIMSCQPYESSLEHQRWGNGRGLFSYYLLKGLEGEANKDTIREVDLYELESYLQEKVHLASGKAQHPDIFGGKKQESLFPAAVINTTEKNPEVFEEVNKGIINSVLVHLATSEGRNNYQKFIESIENSYLIKPLDNCAYKWYESLYSDSAFYGVRGILNEKMIVALTDPVQQALVSYLNTDPKELELRENADDKYVQLAEYLSKAMEIMGPGDSRYRQTKAKQLYFDGLVLRMKGQQVNSKKLLEKSRSKQDSALALEDKAAYIHNELGLLSLELRDYPKALTHLKKAIEWSPTWAIPYNNLASAIREIYANEDSLASAVGLYQLAIHYKPDFSSAYMNLGNLYKELNQIDSAEFSYCRALELNANYKDYHLYLGLLLTETDTSRFKEAENLYRQSLKIDAGYPEAYFELANLYDHLQEQDSAEINYKQAIKFKTDYSAAYANLAIHYYSHGNLTDAELNMKYAIRSDSLNQSAYAGLIFLYHQQWNKISSLLKRSPLTQKEKTELVRNRGLELLEENENKQALQLFQTYFNLYPTSADAQYLFGLYYHMIGNKPKALEHFTLCFKKIKLSKSSYLMDMIRSEDKLTELLKTTRYKELYKKYFPK
- a CDS encoding caspase family protein → MLRLLFPILVSLIVIVFPTQIFSQKTIHLIQSFDNINQDILPGCQKDYDHSTSFFKDIAEYAGMEFQLHQLNFDKNSVFSFFQQFSCGPDDAVVFIYSGHGFRKEDDNVLWPFLYYCHADLSGSGSALATCGVPLDWIHHALIAINPRMSITIGNSCNTEFGQQDSKNKHEVLDKKEQSTPDQNDLRNLELLTKFRGHILTSASLPGQFAYTNDEEGSYYINELIDVMNFGFRNSNQPTSWASILRKASNEVKEKKSDQKPQFLIVKNSEKMYSEGSGKYQNECTYAKLNISVPDVGGSNYEQVPVDDIATNEYNSTWETQYDKNEGVELALEELPILMLYTGWIDDENISNEEEDRTLNIYLKWMDELGYDQKSAEENFDFSMEDLFDAVKKNDLEEFINVLTADFKKYLNADFRQKIIKSLPALADNPSHQNIKSYIRTLNN